One window of the Capsicum annuum cultivar UCD-10X-F1 unplaced genomic scaffold, UCD10Xv1.1 ctg3492, whole genome shotgun sequence genome contains the following:
- the LOC107846596 gene encoding uncharacterized protein LOC107846596, translating to MDIVELIISDPHHKHVEEDQAYLRNIFLNLVMKEYSIREKFQTRSKRSSKKTYMLFCKSRKCEFLMRASGTGETGMFRIREFRPQHTCPVKDKIYLKVHATSMLIGGIVKQKFKNHKRKYSATEIRNDMKEDFGMDLTCTLCWRAKERALEELRGKPSASYGKLPSYLYVLNTTYLEAHIRMKKTDENEFLYVFIALNAFIKGFDHYRPIVVVDASHLRGMYTGEFVTACTMVEQNLKKAYGERQNMCVVSDRNSSIIKAVSDVYNDIAHYACMWHLWGNVKKLYRKSHDALSEIFYVMAKSYSKSDFQILMEKVEIVDIRVKNYLELVGYEKWARSYATVNRG from the exons ATGGATATTGTGGAGTTGATTATCTCAGATCCACatcacaaacatgttgaggaaGACCAGGCTTacttgagaaatatttttttgaatttagtcATGAAGGAATATTCAATTAGAGAGAAGTTTCAAACGCGAAgtaaaaggtcaagtaagaaaac GTATATGTtgttttgcaaatcaagaaaATGCGAGTTTTTAATGCGTGCATCAGGAACGGGAGAAACTGGAATGTTTAGGATAAGAGAATTCAGACCTCAACATACATGCCCGGTGAAGGACAAGATCTATCTAAAGGTGCATgctactagtatgttgataggtggtattgttaaacaaaaattcaagaaccaCAAAAGAAAATACAGTGCAACAGAAATTAGAAATGATATGAAGGAAGATTTTGGTATGGATCTGACATGCACTTTATGTTGGAGGGCGAAAGAAAGAGCgttagaagagttgaggggtaagCCATCAGCATCTTATGGGAAACTGCCATCATACTTATATGTACTGAATACTACCTATCTAGAggcacatataagaatgaagaagacagaTGAGAATgagttcttgtatgtatttatcgctCTAAATGCATTCATTAAGGGATTCGATCATTATAGGCCGatcgtagttgttgatgctagtcatcTGAGAGGAATGTATACTGGGGAATTTGTAACAGCATGTACAATGGTGGAGCAG AATCTAAAGAAAGCGTACGGGGAAAGACAAAACATGTGTGTTGTTTCTGATAGGAATTCAAGCATCATAAAGGCTGTTAGCGATGTGTACAACGATATtgcacattatgcatgtatgtggcatctatgggggAATGTTaaaaaactttacagaaagtcaCATGATGCATTGTCGGAGATATTTTATGTAatggccaaatcatattcaaagtcagaTTTTCAAATATTAATGGAAAAAGTTGAGATAGTTGATATTAGGGTGAAGAATTATTTGGAATTGGTTGGTTACGAAAAGTGGGCTAGGTCCTATGCAACAGTTAACCGAGGGTGa